CATCCATAATATGGTGGAGTTCCGCCCCGACTGGTGCATCTCGCGCCAGCGTCAGTGGGGCGTGCCCATCATGGCCCTGCTGTGTGAAGACTGCGGCGAGGCCTGGAATGATCCCGATTGGATGCACGAAATGGCCGCGCGTTTTGCCAGCCACCCCACGGGCTGCGACTACTGGTACGAAGCCGAACTGAAAGACATCGTGCCCCAAGGGCTGGCCTGCCCGCATTGCGGCGGCAGCCACTGGAAGCGCGAAACGGACATCCTGGACGTGTGGTTCGATTCCGGCACAAGCTTTGCCGCTGTGCTGGAAAAACGGCCCGAACTGGGCTTTCCGGCTGACCTGTATATGGAAGGCTCCGACCAGCATCGGGGCTGGTTCCACAGCTCCCTTCTGGTCAGCGAAGGCACGCGCGGCTGCGCGCCCTACCGATCCGTGCTCACCCACGGCTACGTGGTGGACGGCGACGGACGCAAGATGTCCAAATCCATCGGCAACGTCATCGCCCCGCAGGAACTCATTGAAAAGTTCGGGGCCGAAATCGTGCGTCTGTGGGTTTCTTCCGTGGAATACCGCGAAGACATCCGCATTTCGGACGAAATCCTCGGCCGCCTTGTGGACGCCTATCGCCGCATCCGCAATACCTGCCGTTACATACTCGGCAACCTGAACGACATTTCGGCTGACGATCTGTTGCCGCTGGACAAGCTGGAATCTCTTGACCGCTTTGCCCTGGATGTGGCCGGTCGCGTGCACGAACGTGTGCAGCAGGCCTATATGGATTTTGATTTCCACAAGGTTTACCATACCCTGCACAACTATTGCGTCACTGACCTTTCGTCCGTGTATCTGGATATTCTTAAAGATCGCCTCTATGCCTCGGCCCCGGCCAGCCATGAGCGGCGTTCGGCCCAGACGGCGCTGTGGCACATCCTGTGCCTGCTGCTGCGCGACATGGCCCCGGTGCTGTCCTTCACCGCCGAGGAAATCTTTGCCCATCTGCCCGAAAGCCTGCGCGGCCCGGAACTCACGGTATTTGCCCTGCCGCCCCTGGAAGCCGCGCCCTACCTTCTTGACGAAGGCACGCGCGACGACTGGAACGTGCTGCTGGCCGTGCGCGGCGCTGTGACCAGGGCCATTGAGCCCATGCGTCGCGAAGGCATCATCGGGCATTCGTTGGACACGCGCATCACCCTTTTTGTGGCCGACGAACTGCGCCAGCGGCTTGAGGGCCTGCATACCGACCTGCGCGCCGTGTGCATTGTGTCGCAGTTGCATATGGAAGCTCTGGACCGCGCGCCCCAGGCGGCGTATCAGGATGAAGAGGTGGCGGGCCTTGCCATTGGCGTTGAAAAGGCGCGCGGCGCAAAATGCGAGCGCTGCTGGATATACAGCACCGAGCTTGGGACCGATCCCGCACATCCCGCCTTGTGCCCGCGCTGCACGGCGGTTATCAAGGTTATGGAATCCTGAGGATTATGCGCAAACGTTACCGTATTCTCGGGGGCATGGCCCTGCTGGCACTGGCGCTTGATCAATTGAGCAAGTATATTGTCATGCAGACCATCCCGGAACACAGGCCCGTTCCGGTGATCCAGGGCCTGTTTGATCTTGTGAACATACGCAACCGTGGAGCGGCCTTTGGTTTTTTGAACCGCTCCGATATCGAGTGGCAGTTCTGGCTGTTTCTGGTCGCAACGCTCGTGGCCGCATGGGCCATATTCATGCTGGTTCGCAGCTCGCATGATGACCCCTGGCTGTTCGCGGGACTGGGGCTGGTTCTGGGCGGGGCATTGGGCAACCTTGTGGATCGCGTCCGCTTTCGGGCGGTTGTGGACTTTCTGGATGTCTATTGGGGCGACTGGCACTGGCCTGCCTTTAACGTGGCCGATTCGGCCATCTTTGTGGGGGCCGCCCTGGCCTGCCTCGCCATGTGGCGTCAGCCTTCCGGGGCCGGAGACAAAACGGGCCGTAACGCCGGGAAAGCCTCCGGCAAGGGAGGTAATGCCGCATGATGTTTCATTGGTGGCATGTGGTTCTGGTTATGATTCCTATGATCCCCACGCTGTGGAGCCTCATCCACATATGGGGGCATGAGTTTCCCACACCGCAGCAACGGGCGCTGTGGCTCGTGCTGGTGGTTTTTTTACCGGTTATCGGCGGTATCATCTATATTTTCACGGGGCGTAAAAAAGCCCTGGGAAAAGTGCAAATTTGAAAAAGAGGATATTATGCGCACATTCCGTACATTGTGCTTTGTCACGCTGGCTTGCGCTGCTCTGCCGCTGAGCGCCTGCGTATCCGGCGGCAGCTCCAGCGGGGGCAGCCTCAGCCTTGAACAGCAGGTGCAGCAGCACGATGTGCAGCTGCGGCAGATGCAACCCTCGCAGGCTGACGCCTGGAATCAGATCCAGGCTTTGCGGCAGGAACTGAACACCTTGAAAGGGCAGATGGATGACCTTAACAATGCCGGTGGCGCGCGCGCCCTTGTGGATCGCGTGAACCGGCATGACGAGGCCCTGCGCCAGGTCGAGCGCAGCATGGCGCTGAACCTGAACCTTGGCGATGCGCCGTCCGCCACGTCCGCTGCCGCGCCAGTCGCGCCTGTCGCGCCTGTCGCGCCCACGGGCCAGGTCGCGCCTTCCACCCAGACGGCGCTTCAGACTCCCAGCTATGGCCAGCCCACCTATGGTCAGGCCGGTGCTGCCGGTTCCGTGGGCGCCGGTTCCCCAGGGTATGCCGCAGCCGTGCCCGAAGGCGTGCAGCCTTACGGCGGTCAGGCCGCCGCTGCCGCCCAGGCTCCCGCTGCGGCTCCCGCCGGCAGCAACTGGGGCCAGCCTTCGCCGCAGCCGCAGCCGCAGGTGCAGGCTCCCCAAAAGGACATCTCGCTGGCGCTCTACGACGCTGGCGTCAACGCCTATAATGCCCGCAAGTATGACGAGGCCCAGCGCTCCTTTGCGGACTTTCTGAAAAACTACAAAAGCCATAACCTGGCTCCCGAGGCCCAGTTCTACATGGCCGAGTGCTACTTCCAGCGCAATCAGTTTGCGGACGCGGCCCTCGCCTATGACAAGGTCATCAAGGACTATCCCAAGTCCTCCAGTGCGCCCGGCGCTTACCTCAAGCAGGGCATAAGCTTCAGCAAGCTCAATCAGGGCGCGGCCTCCAAGGCCCGTCTGGAAGAACTCATCAAAAAGTATCCCAACTCGCCCGAAGCAGCCCGCGCCAAGACCTTCCTCAAGACCAACAAGTAAGTTCTCTTCATGCCGCCGCGCCGAACCTCGGCGCGGCGGCCTTCTATTGCCTTTCCCCAACAGCGCCCGAGGCGCAAAGGTACACGCATGAGCGACAAAAAGGCCGAACCCGCCGTGTACAGGCAGTTGAGCGCGGACATGCGGCAGGGACTCAAGGATATCTATCAGCAGATTTCCACAGCCTCGCAGAGCAAGCCTCTGACCGATGCCGACACGGATGCGCTTTTTCACGAAGCCACCGCCCAACTGGCCGAAGTGCTCAAAGCCACAGAAAGCGCCACCATGTCAATTATGGAAGTTGTGGAGCGCCATCTTGACTTGCAGGCGCAGAATGCTGAACTCCTGGCGGCAGTGCGCGAGGGCACGGCATCGCAGGGGCAGATTGCGCGCCTTGAAAAAAATAACGCTTTGCTTGGCGACGACCTTACCGGCCTGCTGACGGCCCTGAGCTTTCAGGACATCACGGGGCAGCGCATCAAGCGGGTGGTGACGGCGCTGAACAAGATCGAAAATACCGTGGTGGAGCTGTATATTTCTTCGGGCCTCATCATGGACGGGGCGGAAAAAGACCCGAACAAGGATACGGAATCCCTGCAGACCGAGGCTCGTAAAGCTGTGGAGGATTTTCGCCAGCACCGCAAGAAAGCCGACGGCCTCAAAGGCCCCGACGGCAACGGCGTGTCGCAGAGCGCCATTGACGATATGCTCAGTCAGCTTGGTATGTAACACGCCTGCTACCCGGCATTTTTCAAGGCATCTTGTGCACGCGGGATGCCTTTTGCTTACACGGGCGCGGCACACGCTGCCGTTCACCCAGAGGAGAGAATCATGAACGTATTTACTGTTGATCACGATCTGTGCCGCAAGGACGGCATCTGCGCCATGGTTTGTCCGGTGCATATAATTGACGCCGAGGTGGGCGCATATCCCACCATGGACAAGCACAAGGCCGCCTATTGCATTGGTTGCGGTCAGTGTATGGCCTTTTGCCCCACCCAGGCCTGCGCGGCGCCAGGGCTTGACCGCAAGGACTGTCAGATCCTGCGCCCCGAGCACATGCCCACGGCGGAGCAGGTTGAGGAACTCGCGGTGTCCCGCAGGTCTGTGCGCAATTTTAAAAACAGGAACATTCCCAGGGAGCAGTTTGAACGGCTGCTGGCAGCGGCCCGTTTTGCCCCCACGGCCAAGAATACCCAGAACCTGCGCTGGATTGTGCTTGAATCGCGCGAGCAGGTGGTAAGGCTGGCGGAACTGGTGGTGGACTGGCTGCGCATTTTGCCGCAGGCCGACGCCACTCTGAGCGAAGGCGTACATGCCAGCGGCCTTGTGAGCGCTTGGGACAAGGGGATCGACGTGATTACCCGCACGGCCCCGCATCTGGCGGTAGTGGTCGCTCCCCAGTGGCACTGGGGACGGACGGATTCCGCCATTGCCGCCACCTATCTTGAACTGCTGGCCCATGCTCAGGGCATAGGCTGCTGTTGGGGAGGCTATCTCTGCACGGCCTTTGAGCACCCGGCGGCGCAGCCTGTACGGGACTTCCTCGGCGTCGGGCCGGATGAGATGGCTTATGCCGCGCAGATGATGGGCTATCCCCTTTTCAAGGCCAAGGCGCGCCCCGTGCGTAAACAGCCTGATGTGACATGGAAGTAGACGCCCTGGCCTGATCTGACGCGCCAACGTAATTCAGCCCGGATCACGCTTGCAGCCCCCCGCCTGTGCGGGGGGCTTTTTTTTGGCCCGTACTTTGCAAAGATTCTGGCACGGGCCACCGGGCCCGGGGAAAAGATGGCCGCGCACCCGTTTCAGCGCGCCTGCCAACCAAGGAGGAGCACATGCAAGCTGGCATGTTTAGCGGACTTTTTGCCGCACTCAGCACCGAGCACCGCATGAATTATATCGCCAATAATTTGGCGAATGCCAATACGCGCGGCTACAAACGCGACACCGTGGCGTTCAAGGACACCATGGTCAGCTATGCCTTTGACGAAATCCGCGAGCCGATACTGAACCTCAAGTCAGATCCCCTGTTTCCCGAGCCGCTCAATGCCTCAAGGGTGCGGCTGGCGGTGTCAAAGATAGATTTTGCCCAGGGCTCCATGCAGTATTCGGGCAATCCTCTGGACGTGGCCATAAATGGCGAAAACGCCTTTTTTCGCGTGGCCACGCCAACAGGAGAATTTTTGACGCGCAACGGCGCCTTTGTGCTGTCTGAAGACGGCACCATCATGACGCCGCACGGCTATCCGGTACAGGCTCAGGGCGGCGGCAACATCACTATTCCGCAGGGCACGCGGCATATCCAGATAAGCGGCGACGGCCAGGTCATTGCCGACAATGACGTGATAGGGCAAATCGCTCTGGTCAATGTGGATAATCCGCAGAACCTCGAGAAGATGGGCAATAATCTGTATCGCCCGCGCCAGAATGTGCAGGTGGCGGAAGGCGATGCCTACGCGGG
This DNA window, taken from Desulfovibrio sp. 86, encodes the following:
- the ileS gene encoding isoleucine--tRNA ligase; this translates as MSDYKKTLNLPQTAFPMKANLAQREPETLKKWESINACAAMVEASGSKGTYILHDGPPYANGHIHMGTALNKILKDIIVKSRNMAGYTSRYVPGWDCHGLPIEHKVEQELKEKKKELPAHVVRKLCREYASKWIDVQRKEFKRLGVLGNWEDPYMSMKPAYEAATADELAKFVATGGVVRSKKPIYWCCSCHTALAEAEVEYYDHTSPSVYVRFALPDEGLKKVFAAADPSRAYVIIWTTTPWTLPDNMGICLHPEFTYALVEADGSQYILAEELVKSCAATFGWSDYTILDRAPGVKFEGLKARHPFYDRDSLVILGQHVTLDAGTGCVHTAPGHGREDYEVGLKYGLEVYSPMDDAGRFLPSVEFFAGLNVFEANPKVIEKLEEVGALLQKAKIKHSYPHCWRCKEPVIFRATTQWFISMEKNDLRGRALNAIDEQVRWIPAWGRERIHNMVEFRPDWCISRQRQWGVPIMALLCEDCGEAWNDPDWMHEMAARFASHPTGCDYWYEAELKDIVPQGLACPHCGGSHWKRETDILDVWFDSGTSFAAVLEKRPELGFPADLYMEGSDQHRGWFHSSLLVSEGTRGCAPYRSVLTHGYVVDGDGRKMSKSIGNVIAPQELIEKFGAEIVRLWVSSVEYREDIRISDEILGRLVDAYRRIRNTCRYILGNLNDISADDLLPLDKLESLDRFALDVAGRVHERVQQAYMDFDFHKVYHTLHNYCVTDLSSVYLDILKDRLYASAPASHERRSAQTALWHILCLLLRDMAPVLSFTAEEIFAHLPESLRGPELTVFALPPLEAAPYLLDEGTRDDWNVLLAVRGAVTRAIEPMRREGIIGHSLDTRITLFVADELRQRLEGLHTDLRAVCIVSQLHMEALDRAPQAAYQDEEVAGLAIGVEKARGAKCERCWIYSTELGTDPAHPALCPRCTAVIKVMES
- the lspA gene encoding signal peptidase II, producing MRKRYRILGGMALLALALDQLSKYIVMQTIPEHRPVPVIQGLFDLVNIRNRGAAFGFLNRSDIEWQFWLFLVATLVAAWAIFMLVRSSHDDPWLFAGLGLVLGGALGNLVDRVRFRAVVDFLDVYWGDWHWPAFNVADSAIFVGAALACLAMWRQPSGAGDKTGRNAGKASGKGGNAA
- a CDS encoding PLDc N-terminal domain-containing protein — encoded protein: MMFHWWHVVLVMIPMIPTLWSLIHIWGHEFPTPQQRALWLVLVVFLPVIGGIIYIFTGRKKALGKVQI
- the ybgF gene encoding tol-pal system protein YbgF gives rise to the protein MRTFRTLCFVTLACAALPLSACVSGGSSSGGSLSLEQQVQQHDVQLRQMQPSQADAWNQIQALRQELNTLKGQMDDLNNAGGARALVDRVNRHDEALRQVERSMALNLNLGDAPSATSAAAPVAPVAPVAPTGQVAPSTQTALQTPSYGQPTYGQAGAAGSVGAGSPGYAAAVPEGVQPYGGQAAAAAQAPAAAPAGSNWGQPSPQPQPQVQAPQKDISLALYDAGVNAYNARKYDEAQRSFADFLKNYKSHNLAPEAQFYMAECYFQRNQFADAALAYDKVIKDYPKSSSAPGAYLKQGISFSKLNQGAASKARLEELIKKYPNSPEAARAKTFLKTNK
- a CDS encoding protein phosphatase CheZ, whose translation is MSDKKAEPAVYRQLSADMRQGLKDIYQQISTASQSKPLTDADTDALFHEATAQLAEVLKATESATMSIMEVVERHLDLQAQNAELLAAVREGTASQGQIARLEKNNALLGDDLTGLLTALSFQDITGQRIKRVVTALNKIENTVVELYISSGLIMDGAEKDPNKDTESLQTEARKAVEDFRQHRKKADGLKGPDGNGVSQSAIDDMLSQLGM
- a CDS encoding nitroreductase family protein — protein: MNVFTVDHDLCRKDGICAMVCPVHIIDAEVGAYPTMDKHKAAYCIGCGQCMAFCPTQACAAPGLDRKDCQILRPEHMPTAEQVEELAVSRRSVRNFKNRNIPREQFERLLAAARFAPTAKNTQNLRWIVLESREQVVRLAELVVDWLRILPQADATLSEGVHASGLVSAWDKGIDVITRTAPHLAVVVAPQWHWGRTDSAIAATYLELLAHAQGIGCCWGGYLCTAFEHPAAQPVRDFLGVGPDEMAYAAQMMGYPLFKAKARPVRKQPDVTWK
- a CDS encoding flagellar hook-basal body protein, whose translation is MQAGMFSGLFAALSTEHRMNYIANNLANANTRGYKRDTVAFKDTMVSYAFDEIREPILNLKSDPLFPEPLNASRVRLAVSKIDFAQGSMQYSGNPLDVAINGENAFFRVATPTGEFLTRNGAFVLSEDGTIMTPHGYPVQAQGGGNITIPQGTRHIQISGDGQVIADNDVIGQIALVNVDNPQNLEKMGNNLYRPRQNVQVAEGDAYAGGNRLEQGFTEAANVEVVPEMVNMIEVQRQFEAYQKVMQTSDTLDRAATDKVGRRQG